The genomic region CCTCTGACATGGTTTCAAATACtctaagaagaaaaggaaatctcaatattataattatgcagaaaaatgtCCCCAATGTTTGATGGTCTATTTACAAACCCAACATAACTAGACACCCTAATTGATAAATTctctaaataacaaataatttcaaatcaaaagccagtatttgaaaattaaaatcctAAAACTATCACTGCATAAAATTTTTACACACACTCTTTGGAATAACAAACTAACACATTTAGCTTCTCTATCAAACTGATTTTGGCTTGTGCATAAATTAATGGAAaagcttaattcattttatcttattttcttcaCCTATCAGTGTGTTTAATGGGAAATTTATCCAGACAAAACTTATATCATTTACTTACATATTTGGTCCATTGCTTTTCTGCTATGATTTGGAATTAGTTGCCGGTGTAGtcatataatttacttttatttaagcAACAATTCACTTTTGTAGACTTgtgaaattttctatttttaaattgaactgTGATTTTGTAGGCACAGAAAGCAGAAAGGGAGGCTTCAGATCTGAAAGGGACTATGAGGAAAAGAATGGAATTCCTTGACTTTGACTAGTCAACTCTCACTCACCCTTCACCTTCCCGTCCGCAAATATTACAGCGGCTGTTCTTcagatattttgttttgtttttctctgcTATTGTTGCCTTTCATGGGAGGGTTGAATATTCTTGAATTTTCTTGTAATATTAGCCCCTGGAATCAATACTATCATTCAtttgctttaaaaaaagttgataaTTAATATATCATGATTTCAATTCGTAAACGACATTCTGATTAGGGGATGATAGGCTTCAAATTGTGCAAAATAGTTATGTTTTAAGCTCAATGTTTTTGCAACCTTATATTCAACGGGGCTATATAATGCTATGTTTATAACCGTGAAGTACTCTAATTACTTCATTTCGCTATGAATGGAGTGTTTAGCAGGATAATTGTTTTAAGactcatttatatataaatattttgaatatatagactaaattataattaaaatttataataattattttttaactattaattttttaaattattaaaatttagtttagaAATGAAGATAAAAATGATAGGTGAAAAGTGATAAGAggtaaagaaattttaaaaaatgctttcattgagaaaatataaaacaatcacgttgaaaaataatttcttaaagtaCTTTCATTCAACATaaactattctaatttatatgagaaaaaaagtatttaaacacTGGAATCCAAATGACACCTTGAGAGAtaatgagaagagaaaaatatagatATTATAGATTATGTGAAGTAATATAGAAGGAGAGATTGAGAAAAATTAGGAGTGTTGAttgaatgttttatatttttacgggtgtctaaatattattactttttacATAAAGAGaacttttgaaaatttaaaattgagaatgttaaatttcaaatttaatatttctgAGAAAAAGGTAgacaatattagaaaaaaagttaattttttttattttattgataggataaaatataataatatcagCTACATGTCCTCAAATTTATCAAGGTAGAAGGGCTAAAGATTGTcctccaaacaaaatattttttctatttgccTATCTACCATAGATGTACAAAAGGATTTAACAAAAATCCAATCTTCAACGATGAATTTATAGAAATGAATTGTGAAAATTTAACATGTGAAAGAAAATAGACCACTGACATGTCTTAGAGTAGATATCAAATTCATCTCTAATCAAAGGAAGTAATGTCTGTAATCTCTATCCATAATCTATCATCCTGGTTTCTAATCAATAATCATTATCCTCAGTTGTCCTTCTCCTCCTGTGGCAGTTGTCCTTTCGTGGTTCTTCTTCatccatgaaagcaaacaaggCCTGCGAGATGTTGTTATCCAACTTCTTCCGATGCAACcttgattttgttttcttcagCGGCCCGTTTAGAGCTTGCTTTTCCTTAAATCCTTTTGCACCCTCCAAATCAAATGTATTAAGAAaagctatttttttcttctttggtgTTTTAATATCAAAATGCAATTCCTTAGTCATCATAGTCTGCAATGGATAGTATAATTACCaattagaataatcaaattacaaGCACATCAATAATGCAATTAATCATGTGCCACTGATACATACCGCTTCTCTAATTGTTTTTGACACATGAAAAAGCTCTTTCAAATCTTCATGGTTCACTCCACACAACACTTGAACCTGCAATTaagaaaaacacatttaaaaacaaaaacttgacAATAGTCCAAACCTAAGCTTGAAATTCACTCAAACAAAACCTAGAGAATTCTCTAATTACCAAGAATATCCTGAAGAAGGAATTCAATGAGAGACTTCTCAGAATTGAGAGAAATTATGCCAGTGCACGTTCTCTTCAATTGAGGAGAAACTTCCACATCATTGTAGCTCCCTTAGCTCCCTGTACTCAAATGGTGTGACATCTTCTTGTAGCTCATGCTGATCAAGTTTTCATCTCCCATTGTGGTAGTCTAGTAGCCAGAGTGGTTGCCACCAAGCCTGAGAAGAAGAAGGTCTAAACCTACTTCATCAAGTTCACTAAGATCTTGTTGTCCCACACGAATGCTTGGCCAAGGACTCATTGTTTAATGTTTACAACAACATCCCTTATTTCAAGCATCAATATTGAGggttaatgtaatatataagagtgtcaatataattttcaaacatTAAGTATGTAaacataagaattaaaaaaataacaatattatgtGTAATTAGAAAAAACAACTCAGGCACTTCGAGAGTGTAATTTGCTCCAATGCATAGATTggtaaaatgaaatgaaaaataaataaattaaaataatgtaataaaaatataaaatccacttaaattttttaaaaattttcctttctttttcccctACCAAAATGACCATAAAGAAAACTACAGTCAACACCTAAAAACAGTAAGAAAATGACCATTTTTCTCTTTACTATTATTAGTGTCTTCTGAATTTTAGGAGTGATAAACTGATAATATCAGTAGCTAGAGAAATTACGGTAAACACCCAAAATACAGTACGAAAATGaccatttttctattttatttgtactattaatatatatagacACCGACACCTCTATCTGTCATTTATATCAGTAactagaaaacaagaaaaatgcgGAGAGAATCCAGTGAGTAATATAAAAATCACTAATttcattcaattaaaataaaacacatcACAGAAATTAAATTGTGTCAGTGTCATAATACGCCAGActaattttataacaaaattttaattacagtAGAAATATAATATTTCCTACGGTATTTCTTACATAAACACACGCTATATAGTATATTATGCGGTAATCCTAAAGCAACAAATCAAATGCTAATATGTATggaaatgatttatttaaccATAAAATTTACGTTGGATTCCACCGTTCTCAAACTCAACGGATTGAAAAACACTGTATCTGATTACCTCAAAGGACATACAGACACACTACACATTCTTCTCGTATACAAAAACCTCAATCTTCACAAattcaacacttttttttttcttgtctctCCGTAGAtctactttctctctctctctctgaaaaATGCGTGGGGTCTCGCTTCTGGCGTTTCTGCTTCTGCTATCCCTCTGCGCCGAAGCTTCTGTTCACGACTACAGAGGGGAGAAATTCGCCGCCAAAGGTAACGCCTTTGTCGTCCATGGAGGCAGCGAAGGAATTTACGCTTCTGCCCCCAACCTCACCGACGCTTATCCGCCGCCAAATCCCGACTCTTACATACGGTTATTTTCACTTCACCCTTCAATTTCGTATCTGGGTTTTCTTAAAGCACTCCCCTTTAAGCTTTCTCTTCATTGTTCATTGCATTTCATTGTGTGACCTCGCTAGATTCAGAATTGTTTCATGTCTGTTTGTGTGAAAAATGTTACTGACACGTTTAGGAGGTTTGTCGAATTTCTGCATTCAGCTTTCAGTGTAGTGGGTGTGAGGTTCTTGGTAAAAAGTTGcaatttttaattgttgtaGTAGATGTCCTTAATTCACTTCAATGCGTGAGTAGAATGTACAATTTTACTTGTCAGATTTGAAAAGTGAAGTTGTTAGGATACTCATAGGATTTCCACAAGTTTGGTGAGAAGTTGAAAACCGTTTTTCTTGTGGCTGTGAATCCTGAAGGATTATAATTACCACTGGTTTTGTTTGGAACTGTGTTGGTAGTTATGCTGATGTTTTGGTTCTGTTTTTTGTAATGTGAAAATCAGGTTTGAAAGGATTACATTTCGGAGAAACAAGGAGTTGTCTAACTTTAGCTCGTGGCCGATTCAAGCTGTTGTTTTTGAAGTTGAAGATAGAGAGACAATTGGTGGTTCGGCCTATGGGGGTCAAAGGGCTGTCTGCTGCACTGGTGATCTAGCGAAACTTGGTGTGTGTGCTGAAGGACAGGTCATTTACCGCCCTTCTGTGGAGAATCCTGATTGGCCTCAAGTTTTTGGTGTCTCTTTTGAAATGGACGATGAAGTAGCAGTGCTGCCGTTGAAATCTATACAAATCACAAAAACTGGGATGTATAACTTGTATTTCATCCATTGCGATACGAGGCTTAAAGAATTGGTTGTTGAAGGGAAAACTGTATGGAAAAATCCCTCTGGTTATCTACCTGGTAGAATGGCGCCTATGAAAGTTTTCTACCAATTCATGTCTTTTGCGTATGTACTGCTTGGGATCTTTTGGTTCTCTCAATATGCTAGATTTTGGAAGGAAGTATTTCCCCTGCAGAACTGCATTACCGCAGTGATAACCCTAGGCATGTTTGAGATGGCTCTGTGGTACTTTGACTATGCTGAATTCAGTGAGACTGGAATCAGGCCAACTGGGACAACCATATGGGCAGTCACCTTTGGTACTGTTAAGCGGACATTCGCACGTTTGGTCATTTTATTGGTTTCAATGGGCTATGGTGTTGTGAGACCTACCCTTGGTGGGCTCACGTCAAAGGTGGTTATGCTTGGAGGAACCTTCTTTATTGCATCTGAAGTTCTTGAATTGGTAGAAAATGTTGGTGCAGTAAGTGATCTTTCTGGAAAGGCAAAACTGTTCTTGGTTCTTCCTGCTGCAGTATTGGAtgtgttcttcattctttggATTTTCACTTCACTCTCTGCAACTTTAACTAAGCTTCAGGTATTCATCTGTTATGGTTGTACTTGTCACAGTATTGTTTATTCCATGAAAATCACGTGAGCCTTTCTTCTGTCtcatataaaattagtttttttctcgTAAATGAGACATAAACAGTTTTcctttgttagtttttatttaaagcATTTTATGATAGCGGTTGGCAGGAGGAGtattattttggtttgttttctgaATTTTATAGAAATATGAACAGCATGGCAGTATTTGTGATATAGTTATCCAGTAAGAGAGACTGCCATAAAAAATTTACTGCTACCTTTGTAACTAATAAATCAGGATAGAAAGGCAGATAAGCTATATTTTAGTTATGTGCTTGAAGTAATCAAGGAGCATGGAGAGGTCATTACACAACTCTCCCATGGTATGTCATCAGTTtggatattttttgtttaataatccATGGTTTTGTTACGTATTTCTGGAGGAAAATAACAAGCCAATTTATCGTGTTCTTTCAACAGTAAAATAACGGGATATTCCTTCCTTCCAAACTTGATGTGTAAAACCCTGATGAtcttattttatgaattatattttgcTATATAGCTTTTGTGTACAAATTAGGCTGATTGTCTTAGACTTTTGCTATGATTCTGCACAATGTAATGTTACGACTGATAATTCACTGTCATGTCTTTTATTATGACTATCCAAAAATTGACCCTTCTGTTCTTATGTAATGTAACAGACCAGAAGGATGATGATAAAATTGGATATTTACAGGAAGTTCACTAATGCTTTGGCTGCAGCTGTGCTTGTATCAGTGGGCTGGATATGTTATGAGGTAATTCACAATCACAGGCATAAACATATTTCAATTGCTTTGCATGTTATCTGGGCCTAATTATCATATAGTTGGATCAAGGTCATTTTGTCTACGCAATCAGGGGATTCAGATgctataaacaaattaaaatgagttttaaaagttttgatcaagaatagaGCAGGAAATGTGTTACAGAATAGATgttatttgcatgtttattaatttaatacatcactcaattttacatatttcaagtgcttatttttctactttctctttcagctttatttcaaatcaaatgatGTATACAACGAGCAGTGGCAGAACGCGTGGATCATTCCAGCCTTTTGGCAAGTTCTGTCTTACTCTCTCCTGTGTGTTATCTGCATTCTTTGGGCACCATCTCAAAGTGCAACACGGTAAAAATtccgtctctctctctctctaagttCTTCCATTATCAATCTTTATTCTTTAATGCCTGCAAAAGCAAAGTTAGCTTTTTCTTCTATGCTCTCTTTCCATATACATCATTTGTATCTCACTGTTGTTTCTGTTCTTGACAGATATGCCTACCGTGATGATGGCAGTGATGAGTTTGATAGGGATGAGACTACTTTAACACTCATAAAACCATCACCTATTTCTTCAAAAGATGTTCGAAGTGTGCCAGATGCTAGACCAGTGCAAAGCAGTAACGGGAATTCAAATGATGATTTAGAAGAAGACAAGAGAGAATAATAAACTTAGGATGTAGCTCTGATTCTATGCTTCCATTGTATCCCTCCTGAAAATTAGCTCCATGACTATTTtccctttattcttttatttccttcattagTCTTTACTCTCACTTGATACTTTGTCACCAAATAGTTCCTTACGAGATTGGATTACTTGATAGAATTCTGTGTATTCCTGTGATGCCAGTGCACAAGAATATAATTTAGTCACTTTTTTTTACACATAATTTAGTGTCTGTTTACTAatacaaagaacttttcttcgATTATGCCATGTTATGTGTATTATGCATGTGCATGCATGCATACATGTGGGGACACTTAAaagaactttttcatttttaagtttCCAGCTGTATAGCACATATTAGTATTTTACTATTCAGTATTGATGAATGATGCTTTGACTCCAtggatttttatgtttattttttgaacAAGTTTAAAGGAGTGGACATTGTTGCACTTTAACTTTTAAGGATAGAGTTGAGTTGATACTggtcaataaaaatcatttatcaattaaaaactatttagaGAGTTTAACTTATTGGTTTAACAAAATgttagttattataatttttttatatttattttttattcttaccaataaaaaaactgAATTGAAAATTTGCAACTTTTACAATGAATccagacttttattttcatattattattaaatattttaatctataaagcatacaattaaatatttattttatataactaaaatttataataaataaaatatttttgaatgaattaaaattaaaataaataattaaatttttttaatatttaaattatatttttttataaataattatagtgtcataatatttttaattattgataatttttaaaatgaagttCAATATAGAAATAAGATGAAAAGGATAAATTGAAAGATAAAGTTTTTGTTAAAAGTTcttattttgttgaaaaaattcttaaaagtattttcatttaaaatagttatttatatatatagaagattttacttttttaggaCTAGAACAATTCAATTATTGGCCTATAAGGAGGAAGCAGTGTAAAACAATAGTCTCTCgaagtccttttctttttggtaaAGAAGATGTGCATATTCTTgagaaaatattacttttttaaaaagatttcaGCGAActtttatttgtaaattaattcaATACAAATAAGTGTTCTTAAGATTTCTTATTGTTCCTTACTTAAACGCGCTCCTATTTGGTTGTGAACTCGTTAACCCTGCTATTATAATTTCCTTAACCTTGGGACAATAAAATTGCTATGAAATATTTATACGTTTAATTGATTGTGAGCTTTTATTACAGAAAATTCtactttataaaatttgaatgtgTGGTGTCCTTTGCGAAGCATTTCATTTGTACCACACGTAGTGCTTCACCTTTTTCACGTAATTAACAAACTATGTAAAATCATTTATTACTACAATCATTtccataaatgaaaataaaacggTCTATAGTAGAACTATATAATTAGGGGTGTACTGGTGACCTGAACTTGAATtaacttaaattaattcaaacaatTTAGATTTTATCATTTGTGTATTTGGatcaaaatcaaattgattaaaACTATATTAATGTATAGGTTGAGTCAGGAGTTTATATTTATAGATCCAATCAAAATCTCATCGGtcaaaaccaataaaaatttatagaatTGCTTAATTTGACTTTAAAATTACTGAAATTGAGACTCAAAGTATTGAGACTATTAAGGCTGAAACTTCTTAAGCATTACTTTTAGGTACATTGTTACTTGTTtcacttttttcatatttattttttctattatgtttataataataatgaattatattttattcatttgtttcAGTAAATCTATTTGTAACAAATCTAGTTGTATGAAAAATTAGTttgtagaaaataattataatttatatgattaTAATAAACTTCGTTGAaggatattttgttttaatttgtattaaatcaatcaattttattacttttaaatatttgataacacTGTGCTAGTTATATTGAATATTTGGATTAATCATGATATAGAATAGTAAttctaccaaaaaaattatatttaaatggaTAACTCGTCAGTTCAAATGGAAACAAATCATTCATGAATTgattgaattaagtttaaaaaaattatgaaaattgaaCCGAACCAAACTGatcaatttgattaaattagatCTTAAATTTAATCAAACCCGACCCAAATTGaacactcatatatatatatatatatatatgagcaaTTGCTTTCGTTTCCATTCACGCATAACCTTATCTACGCAAATATGGAATCAAAAATAGCGATTTGATCTAGCTTCGTTGGCAGGGTCTGAAATTGTTTCTTGTTCATGATGTTGAATTGAACATAAGGAGATTATCTACGCAGAAGCAAAAATGGTGGCTAACAATACTTTTGCTAAAGGATCAAAATCCTGATCTTAACTTTTATCAGTTGGATCCATTGGCATTTAGCATTGTAGTCTCTAAAGCACCGAACTCAGAGATGTTTACCTATAAATTACACACCATTTGTTTTACTCTTTACTCATTGGAGAATGCTAATTAGTATCCTAAAGTCTCTTATAAGAAAATGTAACAATTTAATGTTACTAAAATACCCCATcatgatttcaaattttcaataaaattctttttttttaaccaagATATCCTTGAAggataattaaaaactaatctcttaaaatattaagattCATTTAAGTTCCATCTCccaataaaataatgtttattgaTTCTTATCTGTGTACTGTAAAAACTAACTCACTCTTACTGCTAAgtgaggtaaaaaaaaatgatgtgatTAAAGTGGCGTGTAAATATTGTTGTTGTCCACCTCTTTATGTGGCAGTCCCAGCCGTCGAGGAAGAAACCAACCCTCTCCAAGGTCATTGCCGCCATTGAAATACAAAAAGTTAGGTGCTCTATATTGTTTTTGTTGCTCCATTCTGAATTTCTGACAAGTGTCCCTTTCTACTCATTACACCAATTATTCTTATCTTTACCAAAACTCATATCCCCTGAAGAACTACCAAGCTCTTCTAGTAACTAGTAATCTAGTTTTCTAGTGAGGAAGGGACTCGGAAGCTGCTTGGATGGGACAAGTCAAAACTGGCATGCGTAACAACAAcacaaatatgaaaagaaattctGGCCTTTTTTCCGTTAAAAGTGATAAGAATATGCTTACAAGGTTAGCATTCAAGTATAGAAACTTGGCCTTCTTTCAGAATGAGAAGCCTCAGTGCCTCACACAACCTTTCAATAAAACTGTAACACTTGTAATCAGTAAGTTAGTAGTAACTAATTGGACCATGAAAGCTAGAAGGAAAATTCACCATTAGCCAGCAATGATTAtccaattacaaaaaataaagtgtGTCCCAGAATCGAAAGTAGTTCGAATCAGATCGCACGTTCGCACTTATAATGTGTACATAATACTTGCCACTTGGTCTTTCACCAAAGTCACAACATATCAGCAATTCCCATGTTGAGGTGAGTGCGTGCGCATTCATTTGATATTCTTCTGTTTTCCTTATGAATCTCTTGgatataagaaagaaaaaaaaaaaaacagaagctACGTGTGCCCAAAGGCGAAAGCTATCTAAGACTGAGATTTCAATTTGACAATGCATCTATTTAGTGCCAAAACTATCACATTGTATAAGAGTCATTTGAAGCTACAAAAGAAACAGCCCTTTTTCGACcgtaagagaaaataaattaaaaaaaacacacacacacaacaaattccaatataaacaaatgaaacaaaaatctaGAATGTGTTGAGAAATCAAATAAAGTGCTTACAGGCAGAGCAGCATTCAGGGTGAGGTAGCTACTTTGGCTTTTCATAAGCCACACCAATCTTCAACACCAGATAAGGGAAATCTTAATCTTTCTTCTCCTGAGAATCCTGGATCATTGTTGGAGCACCCACCCTAGAGCTTGAGCAATCTCAATTACCCGAACGCTCcagtgaaaaaattaaaagaatatgtcctagCTTCTAAAGTTGCAAAACTCCATTTGACTTGACTCCACTAGTCCCATTGAATCCATCATTCAGATCTCCTTCTCAAGTGCTGGGAAACAGGAATCCCTTCGAAGAAGTCCAAAACAGCATACTCCAGGTCCTCCACAGAGTACTTGATGTAATTCTCCGGATGCCTCCCACTCTCAATGTAGCTCCTGAACCTCCCAAGAAACGACCTATACGCGGGAATGAGCTTCTCCGATATAGATATCCTCAGCTCCTCCCTGAGCTGTGAATCCGGTATCAACCAAACCGCCTGCGTCCTGTGAACCTCCTCAAACATGGAATTGAAAGTCTTAAACCTATCCCTGAGAGCACTCTTGGACACCCCGGATGAAAACCCCCCACTGgcatgcaacccctcgtccctcaAATAATACAACACCTTCACCCACGTCTCCCTCTGGTATCTCGTGGCAGCCTGCCGGAACTTCCCGGTGAGCTTCTTCAAGTAGTCATCCCCAATCATCTCCCTCAACTCGGAACTCCCTCTCACCTTCTGAACAATGTAGTGCACATTGTTCATGATAAAAAGGTGAGCCAGAGAAGCATCCCTGTAGTGCTTACTCTTCCCATCCAAGTTGAATTGCAAAATCACAATAATCCAAATCAAGTGAACATCCAAAGGTGTCTTCTCCTCATACTCACTCAAATCCATATCTGGTATCCCAACATCTCCCGAATACCTAGACCCCGTGGAGGGCTTCGACACTATAAGCTCATTCAAAGTAACCTTGTAATCAGAGATCAAACTTATGTAATTCATCACATACCGAGTCAAAGGGTGAATCGTTCCACCAGGAACAGGAACCCTAGAAGGTTCCTTCAGCACAGCGTTTTCGAATTCGGACAAAATCCCCCTCGCAGCCTCACCCAACCGCGACAAAATCTCCGCCGCCTGAACCCTAATCGACTCCGACGACTTCGAATCAAACACGACGTCGATATCCGGCATCAAATCCGTCAAGGCGTCATGCAAATCGAGAATCTTGAACAGCTTCTCCGGCGACCTACGGCTTATGCTAATCGCCTCGGCGAAGTTGAAGAGCTGAATCGCGGGACCTTTCACCGTCTCCATGAAGCAAGCGTCGTCGATGGAAGTTCCGACGCCGTCGAAGATTTGCTCGCAGAGCTTCTTCTCGCTCGCGAAGAGAGTTCTGACGCAGACCTTGGCGGCTTTTATCCAGCGTCTGATTTTGTTCTCGAGCTGCTCCCACTCGAGGCGCTGAACGTCTCCGATGCTGAGCTTTTCGATGTGGAGCTTGCGGAAGCTCGCGTCGACGGAGGATTTTCGAACGCTGCCGTAGACCTGGATGCACTCGCGGAGGTAGCCGGAGGAGAGCATGCGCTCGGCGATGCAGCGGAGGTCGTAGACGGCGTCGGAGGGGATCAGATCGATCTCGCGGATGCTGCTGGTGGAACGGTAACTGCTGCTGTTAACGGAGTTGACGGAGGAAACAGAAGAGTGAACAGAGGAAGCAGCGCCGTCACTGTTGAAACGGAGGAGaggagtggtggtggtggtggtgttagTAGTTTCTGGCTCAGTTTCTGTTGAATCTTGTTCGAGGTTGGTGAGAGGGTGTTTTGGGGAAGAGGTGGAGGAAGGAAGAAGGTCTGGGAGGGTTTGGGAGGGATCGTCTTCGGAGGTGGAAGGGTCGAAGGGGATGGTGtgggagatgaggatgttgcggaaCTCGTCTTCTAAGCGGGCCATGGCAATCTGGATGGCGGAGTTGACTTTGTCGGAGGAGGAGACGGAGACGGAGGAGAGGGACCGTTGGATTTCGTCCACGGCTTGGAGGTAGAGATCGGCCTCATCGCGGTCCACGCCGCCGGAGAATATCATCTTGTCGCGGGCATCCTCCGACGCGGTGGAGTCCCAGCGCAGGATGATCTTCTCCGCCGTCTCAAGCGGGAGGCTCTCCATTATTAGAaagtgagagaaagagagagagttttGTTGGGTAAAATTGCGTTGCGTATGTGCAAAAAAATACTTGTCTTCTGCCCTGTGGGAGTGGgacatatcatttttttaaaatgcccGTCGTTCCAATCTTCACAGTACATTCCGGTCAGCCAATTTTGGTGttctccttttaaaaaaaaaaattaaccttttATACATGCTTTCAAATTTTCTATATATCTATCTCTGTGTATTATCGCGTTTTTCTTTTTCGGATAGATAAGATGCTCataatgatttcttttttatatcctTAATTTCCCCGAAGGGAAGGGGGTTGTaggtaggtaaaaaaaaaaaaaaagtttaagttggatgtgaatttttttctttggacTAGTTTACGTTAGTTTCCCACTTTGTCTACTTGAAAAATAGTTGAGTTTACCACTTCCTCGTTCTTTTTCCTTTAGCAGACTGACACTAATGTGTTGTTGGCTTGGGTGCCCTAGAAGGTTGTTCTAGTAGTATATAATTCAATGGGCaacaaattgaaaaagaaggaaattagGGAGTATTTAACCGGGGAGAAGTTTTTTTATACCCAGGAATGATGATTTCTATAAATCATGAATCTGGGAATGAAGACTAATAGACTATGTGGGTTGGCTCTATGGTCTCCTCAATAATCGCCACATGAATGAGGACCCAGTTGAGATGCTAGTTGCTTGCTACTATTGTTGTTTTTAGAAGTGATTGGCTGATTGACTCGTACATTCAACAAAAGGCCAGTTGCAGTCTGCAGGTACCCCTTCAACCCCACTCCACTATCAGCCACGAATATTTCTTAATTGGTAGGGAATACTTATACATTATCTCAATCATCACGTTGTGTGAGACaaaaattaatagtataaaaccaattaattaaatcttctttTATGAGATCAATTTGTATGGAGTTGTTTCGgcttaagtttcttttttttatatatgggTAAGTAATTGTACTATTCCACGGATATGAAAAATATACTCGATCTTCCAATTTAAGGCCAccaaattgtattttaatttcgttctc from Glycine soja cultivar W05 chromosome 16, ASM419377v2, whole genome shotgun sequence harbors:
- the LOC114391046 gene encoding F-box protein At1g61340-like, which gives rise to MSPWPSIRVGQQDLSELDEVQVLCGVNHEDLKELFHVSKTIREATMMTKELHFDIKTPKKKKIAFLNTFDLEGAKGFKEKQALNGPLKKTKSRLHRKKLDNNISQALFAFMDEEEPRKDNCHRRRRTTEDNDY
- the LOC114390819 gene encoding transmembrane protein 87A-like — protein: MRGVSLLAFLLLLSLCAEASVHDYRGEKFAAKGNAFVVHGGSEGIYASAPNLTDAYPPPNPDSYIRFERITFRRNKELSNFSSWPIQAVVFEVEDRETIGGSAYGGQRAVCCTGDLAKLGVCAEGQVIYRPSVENPDWPQVFGVSFEMDDEVAVLPLKSIQITKTGMYNLYFIHCDTRLKELVVEGKTVWKNPSGYLPGRMAPMKVFYQFMSFAYVLLGIFWFSQYARFWKEVFPLQNCITAVITLGMFEMALWYFDYAEFSETGIRPTGTTIWAVTFGTVKRTFARLVILLVSMGYGVVRPTLGGLTSKVVMLGGTFFIASEVLELVENVGAVSDLSGKAKLFLVLPAAVLDVFFILWIFTSLSATLTKLQTRRMMIKLDIYRKFTNALAAAVLVSVGWICYELYFKSNDVYNEQWQNAWIIPAFWQVLSYSLLCVICILWAPSQSATRYAYRDDGSDEFDRDETTLTLIKPSPISSKDVRSVPDARPVQSSNGNSNDDLEEDKRE
- the LOC114390341 gene encoding exocyst complex component EXO70A1-like; the encoded protein is MSHSHRAEDKYFFAHTQRNFTQQNSLSFSHFLIMESLPLETAEKIILRWDSTASEDARDKMIFSGGVDRDEADLYLQAVDEIQRSLSSVSVSSSDKVNSAIQIAMARLEDEFRNILISHTIPFDPSTSEDDPSQTLPDLLPSSTSSPKHPLTNLEQDSTETEPETTNTTTTTTPLLRFNSDGAASSVHSSVSSVNSVNSSSYRSTSSIREIDLIPSDAVYDLRCIAERMLSSGYLRECIQVYGSVRKSSVDASFRKLHIEKLSIGDVQRLEWEQLENKIRRWIKAAKVCVRTLFASEKKLCEQIFDGVGTSIDDACFMETVKGPAIQLFNFAEAISISRRSPEKLFKILDLHDALTDLMPDIDVVFDSKSSESIRVQAAEILSRLGEAARGILSEFENAVLKEPSRVPVPGGTIHPLTRYVMNYISLISDYKVTLNELIVSKPSTGSRYSGDVGIPDMDLSEYEEKTPLDVHLIWIIVILQFNLDGKSKHYRDASLAHLFIMNNVHYIVQKVRGSSELREMIGDDYLKKLTGKFRQAATRYQRETWVKVLYYLRDEGLHASGGFSSGVSKSALRDRFKTFNSMFEEVHRTQAVWLIPDSQLREELRISISEKLIPAYRSFLGRFRSYIESGRHPENYIKYSVEDLEYAVLDFFEGIPVSQHLRRRSE